One window from the genome of Anopheles merus strain MAF chromosome 3R, AmerM5.1, whole genome shotgun sequence encodes:
- the LOC121595504 gene encoding transcription initiation factor IIB-like has protein sequence MASNVSNTSPAANQLVCPYHPAAALVDDYHTGDMICSDCGLIVGDRMIDPSSEWRTFSDDPSRPDPSRVGSTDPVLQNLATFLQPSANGFEPPNHFSFLKMDTTTRKLMFGFAMIATMAERINAPASIVSHAKTIFKQALEPAALTHRSIEAVSVACLYIACRQEGVPRTFKEMCAVCSAGKKEIGRCFKLITKVLATSLDHITSEDFMQRFCSKLFLPHEVQKAATHIAQKAFEADLVPDRSPISVAAAAIYMASQVSATAMSLKAVAAIAGVAELTIKQSYKLMHPHAWELFPRKHLFYKHIGMLPNWKCLI, from the exons TACCTCTCCCGCAGCAAACCAACTCGTCTGCCCGTATCATCCTGCTGCGGCATTAGTCGACGACTACCATACCGGCGACATGATATGCTCCGACTGTGGCCTTATCGTCGGTGACCGTATGATCGATCCGTCCAGCGAGTGGCGCACATTTAGCGACGACCCAAGCCGGCCGGATCCATCCCGTGTCGGTAGCACCGATCCAGTACTACAAAATCTGGCCACATTTTTACAACCTTCTGCCAACGGCTTTGAGC CGCCCAACCATTTCTCCTTCCTCAAAATGGACACCACAACGCGCAAGCTAATGTTCGGCTTCGCCATGATCGCCACTATGGCGGAACGCATCAATGCACCGGCGTCGATCGTGAGCCATGCTAAAACCATCTTCAAGCAAGCGCTGGAACCGGCCGCGCTAACCCATCGGTCGATAGAAGCAGTGTCTGTAGCCTGTCTGTACATCGCTTGCCGGCAGGAAGGTGTGCCGCGTACCTTCAAGGAGATGTGCGCGGTTTGCTCGGCCGGCAAGAAGGAGATTGGGCGCTGCTTTAAGCTAATCACCAAGGTGCTGGCTACATCGCTGGATCACATCACGTCGGAAGATTTTATGCAGCGCTTCTGTTCGAAGCTGT tTCTTCCGCACGAAGTGCAAAAGGCAGCGACGCACATTGCGCAGAAAGCGTTCGAAGCGGACCTCGTGCCGGATCGGTCGCCCATCTCGGTGGCGGCTGCCGCCATCTACATGGCCTCTCAGGTGTCCGCTACGGCGATGAGCCTGAAAGCGGTGGCAGCGATTGCCGGTGTCGCTGAGCTGACGATCAAGCAGTCGTACAAGCTGATGCACCCGCACGCTTGGGAGCTGTTTCCGAGGAAGCATCTGTTCTACAAGCACATCGGCATGCTACCAAACTGGAAGTGTTTGATTtag
- the LOC121595502 gene encoding breast cancer anti-estrogen resistance protein 3 homolog isoform X3 — protein MRKSLRRQQQCVLRAFCCVPVSQSHAKTAQRNGADDQQKRAQLRHSVAVDGSRSAKTASTATEQDSIYECLTPANTKQSKSCGDLLDMETTPDGGNEAVALKKALEWELSLDSRDLRSHAWYHGPIPRQRAEEIVQKEGDFLVRDCVSQPGNYVLTCRTKGPTLHFVINKLLLQPETVYERVQYQFEDDAYDTVPDLITFYVGSGKSISVASGARIQFPCNRTYPLSFYAGKCPQNAAGMAGIRGPSPLNSPSPVPSSPGFRYNPYTQQTSSYRSPMSSPPRTKRETPPRLPSKKQRSQSLTPLHGAAGGQQRYSSADGVIGGNGGASDGGSKSSKPSRLAETPEKCNSADGVIHNSESGAGARPSEEKCSSADGVVKSQTLTRPCSTDPNGLASLKGSQSSLPRSASLRSSQGKLSSRASSINKEPSEHSLSPCLEQKAFAEDEEQPPSPPPKPIRGGAGGTLQRRDSMKDSDSGSVQGSGTHGGRGGMTSYHPSGSDSGNGSGDSAQSSATGEELAPPVARGVGGVVLRNPRFIPTSLSSVTLRSHAEIDPVAAEEALLAMQIPTYEQVSRYDLENFNTLLLPFCDCKPLDSGTLNTVRMMLCESGPRVIANHLTRVDIGLILEKDESRKDDPLSCTGLELITLEQGKQYRLDLIERTECMKLLVAVTILTCQSDLERAETLNKWIQIAVETKTALGNLFGFSAIMLGLSMPQIQKLESTWHTLRQKFTDSAFNFEAKLRPTLNSMNDCSNPQAPNTTIPHILPYVLVKDRTINDVFANTPSPCPTLIASCVTPWETITQDFGFSVLFAHLDAARSFINNISLYKKNAQTIMQDTSRLDPLMEDAFKTEFQMKFLWGSKGALVPAEERHAKFEHVLTVMAEKFCGDPSAG, from the exons CTATGAATGTCTGACGCCAGCAAACACCAAGCAGAGTAAGAGCTGTGGCGATTTGTTAGATATG GAAACGACACCGGACGGCGGAAATGAAGCCGTAGCACTGAAGAAAGCGCTCGAATGGGAGCTGTCGCTAGATTCGCGGGACCTTCGATCGCACGCCTGGTACCATGGTCCCATACCACGGCAGCGGGCGGAAGAGATCGTCCAGAAGGAGGGAGACTTCCTGGTGCGCGACTGTGTTTCGCAGCCGGGCAACTATGTGCTTACGTGCCGAACCAAGGGACCGACGCTGCACTTCGTGATCAATAAG CTGCTGCTCCAACCGGAAACCGTATACGAGCGCGTGCAGTATCAGTTCGAGGACGATGCCTACGATACAGTTCCTGATTTGATTACCTTCTACGTAGGCTCGG GAAAATCCATATCGGTCGCATCGGGTGCGAGAATTCAATTTCCGTGCAACCGAACGTACCCGCTCTCGTTCTACGCGGGCAAGTGTCCACAGAATGCGGCCGGCATGGCGGGCATCCGTGGGCCGAGCCCGCTCAACTCTCCCTCACCCGTACCGTCGTCACCGGGCTTTAG GTATAATCCGTACACGCAGCAGACAAGCTCCTACCGCAGCCCAATGTCATCGCCGCCCCGCACCAAGCGAGAAACGCCGCCCCGGTTGCCAAGCAAAAAGCAACGCTCGCAGTCCCTCACGCCCCTTCACGGTGCGGCGGGCGGTCAGCAACGGTACAGCAGTGCGGACGGTGTGATCGGGGGTAACGGGGGCGCATCGGACGGTGGCAGTAAGTCAAGCAAACCATCGCGACTTGCCGAAACGCCGGAAAAGTGCAACAGTGCGGACGGTGTCATCCACAACAGTGAGTCTGGCGCAGGTGCCAGGCCGTCAGAGGAGAAGTGCTCGAGTGCGGATGGTGTGGTAAAGTCACAGACGCTTACCCGGCCCTGCTCAACCGACCCGAATGGGTTGGCGTCGCTGAAGGGTTCCCAGTCGTCGCTGCCCCGGTCGGCCAGTTTGCGGTCGTCCCAGGGCAAGCTAAGCTCGCGGGCGTCCAGCATCAACAAGGAACCGAGCGAACACTCGCTCAGTCCGTGCCTGGAGCAGAAAGCGTTCGCTGAGGATGAGGAACAACCGCCAAGTCCACCGCCGAAACCGATACGCGGTGGCGCCGGTGGAACACTGCAAAGGCGTGACTCGATGAAAGACTCCGACTCAGGGTCGGTGCAGGGTAGTGGAACGCATGGTGGACGGGGTGGCATGACTTCGTACCATCCCAGTGGTTCCGATTCGGGCAATGGGTCGGGCGATTCAGCTCAAAGCTCTGCCACAGGGGAGGAGCTGGCTCCTCCAGTTGCCCGTGGCGTTGGTGGCGTAGTGCTCCGGAATCCACGTTTTATACCCACGTCCTTGTCGTCGGTAACGTTACGTTCACACGCGGAAATTGATCCTGTTGCGGCAGAAGAAGCCCTACTTGCCATGCAGATCCCGACGTACGAGCAGGTGTCCCGGTACGATCTGGAAAACTTCAACACACTGCTGCTACCGTTCTGTGACTGCAAACCGCTGGACAGTGGTACGCTCAACACGGTCCGGATGATGCTGTGTGAGTCGGGGCCGCGCGTCATCGCGAACCATCTGACGCGGGTGGACATTGGATTGATATTGG AAAAAGACGAAAGCCGCAAGGATGATCCATTGAGCTGTACCGGGTTGGAGCTGATCACGCTGGAGCAGGGCAAGCAGTACCGGTTGGACCTGATCGAGCGGACGGAGTGTATGAAGCTGCTCGTCGCCGTTACCATCCTCACCTGCCAGAGCGATCTCGAGCGGGCGGAAACGCTCAACAAGTGGATCCAGATAGCGGTCGAGACGAAAACTGCCTTGGGTAATCTGTTCGGCTTTAGTGCCATCATGCTGGGCCTCTCGATGCCGCAG ATTCAAAAGCTCGAATCAACCTGGCACACGCTGCGCCAAAAGTTCACCGATAGTGCATTCAACTTCGAGGCGAAGCTGCGGCCGACGCTGAACAGCATGAATGACTGCTCCAATCCCCAGGCACCGAACACGACCATCCCGCACATACTGCCGTACGTGCTGGTGAAGGATCGCACCATTAACGATGTGTTTG CAAACACGCCGAGTCCCTGCCCGACTCTGATCGCATCGTGCGTTACGCCCTGGGAAACCATTACGCAAGACTTTGGCTTTTCCGTGCTGTTCGCTCACCTGGACGCAGCGCGCAGCTTTATTAACAACATTTCACTCTACAAAAAGAACGCACAAACGATCATGCAGGACACGAGCCGACTGGATCCGCTGATGGAGGACGCATTCAA GACTGAGTTTCAGATGAAATTCCTGTGGGGCAGCAAGGGCGCACTGGTGCCGGCCGAGGAGCGTCACGCCAAGTTTGAACACGTGCTCACGGTAATGGCGGAAAAGTTCTGCGGTGATCCTTCAGCCGGTTAA
- the LOC121595502 gene encoding breast cancer anti-estrogen resistance protein 3 homolog isoform X4, with protein METTPDGGNEAVALKKALEWELSLDSRDLRSHAWYHGPIPRQRAEEIVQKEGDFLVRDCVSQPGNYVLTCRTKGPTLHFVINKLLLQPETVYERVQYQFEDDAYDTVPDLITFYVGSGKSISVASGARIQFPCNRTYPLSFYAGKCPQNAAGMAGIRGPSPLNSPSPVPSSPGFRYNPYTQQTSSYRSPMSSPPRTKRETPPRLPSKKQRSQSLTPLHGAAGGQQRYSSADGVIGGNGGASDGGSKSSKPSRLAETPEKCNSADGVIHNSESGAGARPSEEKCSSADGVVKSQTLTRPCSTDPNGLASLKGSQSSLPRSASLRSSQGKLSSRASSINKEPSEHSLSPCLEQKAFAEDEEQPPSPPPKPIRGGAGGTLQRRDSMKDSDSGSVQGSGTHGGRGGMTSYHPSGSDSGNGSGDSAQSSATGEELAPPVARGVGGVVLRNPRFIPTSLSSVTLRSHAEIDPVAAEEALLAMQIPTYEQVSRYDLENFNTLLLPFCDCKPLDSGTLNTVRMMLCESGPRVIANHLTRVDIGLILEKDESRKDDPLSCTGLELITLEQGKQYRLDLIERTECMKLLVAVTILTCQSDLERAETLNKWIQIAVETKTALGNLFGFSAIMLGLSMPQIQKLESTWHTLRQKFTDSAFNFEAKLRPTLNSMNDCSNPQAPNTTIPHILPYVLVKDRTINDVFANTPSPCPTLIASCVTPWETITQDFGFSVLFAHLDAARSFINNISLYKKNAQTIMQDTSRLDPLMEDAFKTEFQMKFLWGSKGALVPAEERHAKFEHVLTVMAEKFCGDPSAG; from the exons ATG GAAACGACACCGGACGGCGGAAATGAAGCCGTAGCACTGAAGAAAGCGCTCGAATGGGAGCTGTCGCTAGATTCGCGGGACCTTCGATCGCACGCCTGGTACCATGGTCCCATACCACGGCAGCGGGCGGAAGAGATCGTCCAGAAGGAGGGAGACTTCCTGGTGCGCGACTGTGTTTCGCAGCCGGGCAACTATGTGCTTACGTGCCGAACCAAGGGACCGACGCTGCACTTCGTGATCAATAAG CTGCTGCTCCAACCGGAAACCGTATACGAGCGCGTGCAGTATCAGTTCGAGGACGATGCCTACGATACAGTTCCTGATTTGATTACCTTCTACGTAGGCTCGG GAAAATCCATATCGGTCGCATCGGGTGCGAGAATTCAATTTCCGTGCAACCGAACGTACCCGCTCTCGTTCTACGCGGGCAAGTGTCCACAGAATGCGGCCGGCATGGCGGGCATCCGTGGGCCGAGCCCGCTCAACTCTCCCTCACCCGTACCGTCGTCACCGGGCTTTAG GTATAATCCGTACACGCAGCAGACAAGCTCCTACCGCAGCCCAATGTCATCGCCGCCCCGCACCAAGCGAGAAACGCCGCCCCGGTTGCCAAGCAAAAAGCAACGCTCGCAGTCCCTCACGCCCCTTCACGGTGCGGCGGGCGGTCAGCAACGGTACAGCAGTGCGGACGGTGTGATCGGGGGTAACGGGGGCGCATCGGACGGTGGCAGTAAGTCAAGCAAACCATCGCGACTTGCCGAAACGCCGGAAAAGTGCAACAGTGCGGACGGTGTCATCCACAACAGTGAGTCTGGCGCAGGTGCCAGGCCGTCAGAGGAGAAGTGCTCGAGTGCGGATGGTGTGGTAAAGTCACAGACGCTTACCCGGCCCTGCTCAACCGACCCGAATGGGTTGGCGTCGCTGAAGGGTTCCCAGTCGTCGCTGCCCCGGTCGGCCAGTTTGCGGTCGTCCCAGGGCAAGCTAAGCTCGCGGGCGTCCAGCATCAACAAGGAACCGAGCGAACACTCGCTCAGTCCGTGCCTGGAGCAGAAAGCGTTCGCTGAGGATGAGGAACAACCGCCAAGTCCACCGCCGAAACCGATACGCGGTGGCGCCGGTGGAACACTGCAAAGGCGTGACTCGATGAAAGACTCCGACTCAGGGTCGGTGCAGGGTAGTGGAACGCATGGTGGACGGGGTGGCATGACTTCGTACCATCCCAGTGGTTCCGATTCGGGCAATGGGTCGGGCGATTCAGCTCAAAGCTCTGCCACAGGGGAGGAGCTGGCTCCTCCAGTTGCCCGTGGCGTTGGTGGCGTAGTGCTCCGGAATCCACGTTTTATACCCACGTCCTTGTCGTCGGTAACGTTACGTTCACACGCGGAAATTGATCCTGTTGCGGCAGAAGAAGCCCTACTTGCCATGCAGATCCCGACGTACGAGCAGGTGTCCCGGTACGATCTGGAAAACTTCAACACACTGCTGCTACCGTTCTGTGACTGCAAACCGCTGGACAGTGGTACGCTCAACACGGTCCGGATGATGCTGTGTGAGTCGGGGCCGCGCGTCATCGCGAACCATCTGACGCGGGTGGACATTGGATTGATATTGG AAAAAGACGAAAGCCGCAAGGATGATCCATTGAGCTGTACCGGGTTGGAGCTGATCACGCTGGAGCAGGGCAAGCAGTACCGGTTGGACCTGATCGAGCGGACGGAGTGTATGAAGCTGCTCGTCGCCGTTACCATCCTCACCTGCCAGAGCGATCTCGAGCGGGCGGAAACGCTCAACAAGTGGATCCAGATAGCGGTCGAGACGAAAACTGCCTTGGGTAATCTGTTCGGCTTTAGTGCCATCATGCTGGGCCTCTCGATGCCGCAG ATTCAAAAGCTCGAATCAACCTGGCACACGCTGCGCCAAAAGTTCACCGATAGTGCATTCAACTTCGAGGCGAAGCTGCGGCCGACGCTGAACAGCATGAATGACTGCTCCAATCCCCAGGCACCGAACACGACCATCCCGCACATACTGCCGTACGTGCTGGTGAAGGATCGCACCATTAACGATGTGTTTG CAAACACGCCGAGTCCCTGCCCGACTCTGATCGCATCGTGCGTTACGCCCTGGGAAACCATTACGCAAGACTTTGGCTTTTCCGTGCTGTTCGCTCACCTGGACGCAGCGCGCAGCTTTATTAACAACATTTCACTCTACAAAAAGAACGCACAAACGATCATGCAGGACACGAGCCGACTGGATCCGCTGATGGAGGACGCATTCAA GACTGAGTTTCAGATGAAATTCCTGTGGGGCAGCAAGGGCGCACTGGTGCCGGCCGAGGAGCGTCACGCCAAGTTTGAACACGTGCTCACGGTAATGGCGGAAAAGTTCTGCGGTGATCCTTCAGCCGGTTAA